A region from the Deltaproteobacteria bacterium genome encodes:
- a CDS encoding MBL fold metallo-hydrolase, which yields MELRQLATDVYACLQADRGLGTSNSGFINHGGGLVIDTFWDLPHTRRLIEHYARVWREPARRVVNTHYNGDHCWGNQLFRGAQIIGHRLCAAAFGKEKPEAMQFLRAATESDIPAMAALARALAEWDFSGIELTPPTTLIDERLDLDLDGVPVQLIYVGPAHTNSDVIVHLPEQRVLFAGDVLFRLCTPIGWEGTYAHWLAALDRIVALAPAVIVPGHGPVCGVEGAREMKAYLAYVRAEARRAFDAGLPALAAAKQIDLGPYAGWTEPERIVFNVERAYREFRGEPFDAPIDAPAMFAGMHELRSQRLGRAG from the coding sequence ATGGAACTACGCCAGCTAGCCACGGACGTCTACGCCTGTCTGCAAGCAGATCGCGGGCTCGGCACCAGCAACTCGGGCTTCATCAATCACGGCGGCGGCCTGGTGATCGATACTTTCTGGGACCTGCCGCACACCCGCCGGCTGATCGAGCACTACGCGCGGGTGTGGCGCGAGCCGGCCCGGCGCGTCGTCAACACCCATTACAACGGCGATCACTGCTGGGGTAACCAGCTGTTTCGCGGTGCGCAAATCATCGGCCACCGCCTGTGCGCCGCCGCTTTCGGAAAGGAAAAGCCGGAAGCAATGCAGTTCCTGCGCGCGGCCACCGAGAGCGACATCCCGGCAATGGCCGCGCTGGCACGCGCGCTGGCCGAGTGGGACTTCTCCGGCATCGAGCTGACGCCGCCGACCACGCTGATCGACGAGCGGCTGGACCTCGATCTCGATGGCGTACCCGTGCAGCTGATCTACGTCGGACCGGCGCACACTAACAGTGATGTCATTGTCCACCTGCCCGAGCAGCGCGTGCTCTTCGCCGGCGATGTCTTGTTCCGGCTGTGCACGCCGATCGGCTGGGAAGGTACTTACGCCCATTGGCTGGCCGCGCTCGACCGCATCGTCGCGCTGGCACCGGCGGTGATCGTGCCCGGACATGGGCCAGTCTGCGGCGTCGAGGGCGCGCGAGAGATGAAGGCGTATCTCGCGTACGTGCGCGCCGAGGCCCGCCGCGCCTTTGATGCCGGACTGCCGGCGCTGGCCGCGGCCAAGCAGATCGACCTCGGCCCTTACGCCGGCTGGACCGAGCCGGAGCGCATCGTGTTCAACGTCGAGCGCGCCTACCGCGAATTTCGCGGCGAGCCCTTCGACGCCCCGATCGACGCCCCGGCGATGTTTGCCGGCATGCACGAGTTACGCTCACAGCGTCTTGGTCGCGCCGGCTGA